The DNA window CACGAGAGTCTGGGGGATTCCGATACGGGTCAACATCTCGCTGCTCGTCTTCCTGCCGGTCCTTGCCTGGCTCATCGGCAGCGGAGCCCAGATAGCGGCCTACGCTGGCATCGTCGGCGCGCTCGCCGGCACCGAACTGGACATCTCGGTCCTGCTGGCGGGGTCGACGCCGTGGGTCGTCGGCACCCTCGCCGCCGTCGGACTGTTCGTCAGCGTCACACTGCACGAACTGGGCCACGCCTGGGCGGGGATGCGCTACGACCTGGAGGTCGAGTCTATCACGCTGTGGATTCTCGGCGGGCTGGCCAGCTTCAAGACGTTCCCCCGTGAGTGGCAAAAGGAGTTCTGGATCGCCGTCGCGGGGCCGATAACGAGCGTTCTCACCGGTGTGGCCTGTTACGCCATCCTGGTCGCCCTGCCGGCCAACGCGACGGTGGCGCTGTTCGTCGTCGGCTGGCTCGCGGTGACGAACCTCGTCCTCGCGGGGTTCAACATGTTGCCGGCGTTCCCGATGGACGGCGGGCGCGTGCTCCGGTCGCTGCTTGCGCGGAAGCGGTCCTACGCTTCGGCGACCCGCACTGCCTCCCGCATCGGGACCTCCTTTGCCATCCTCTTTGCCGTCGTCGGCGTGCTCAACTTCGCGCCGATGTTGCTGCTGCTGGCGCTGTTCATCTACGCCGCGGCCAGCGGCGAGTCCCGGACCGTCGCGCTGGCGGACCTCCTGGAGGGGTTGACCGTCGGCGATGTCGCCAGCCCGACGCGGCTCACCATCGACGCCGACGCCACCGTCGAGGAGCTGGTCGACCGGATGTTCGCCGAGCGCTCGACGGAGTTCACCGTCACGCAGGCCGGCGAGGTGGTCGGCGTCGTCACCGTCGCGGACTTCAAGGAGCTCTCGAAGGCCCAGCGCGAGGCCGACACCGTCGCCGACCTGATGGTGACCGACCTCCCGCGGCTCGATTCGGCGATGTCCGCCTTCGACGCGCTGGTCGAACTCGACACCGGCAGGGCGACGTCCGCGCTCGTCGAGAGTCCCGAGGGCACCCACGTCGTCTCCCGCGAGGACTTCACCTCGGCGATGGAGATGCGCCGGCTGGAGCGGGCCGACGGGCCGTTCTAGTCGGCTCCGCTCGCGCTCTCCTCACCCAGTAGTGCCCGGGCCGACGCGACGCCGAGGAATCGCGGGACCCGCTCGGCGTACCGTTCGTACTCTCGACCGTACTGTTCGCGGAGCCAGGGCTCCTCGGCGAAGGGGAGGACGAACCAGGTGACCAGCGCGACGGCACAGAGTGCCATCGCCAGCGGGGTGGCCGCGAGGACGGCGAACGCGACCGTCGCGACGATGTAACAGACGTACTGCGGGTTGCGCGAGTAGCGGTACCAGCCGCCGGTTCGCAACTCCCCTTCCAGACCGCTCGTCTCCTCGGTGCCCAGGTCAGACCCGGCCACGAGCGCACCCGCGAACGTGACGACGAACACCGTCCCGGCGACCGCCTGGAGGCCGAGTGGCGCGCCGAGGCTGTTCCAGCCGGCGTAGGCGACGTACAGCAGGGCGACGTTGTGGACTGGTTCCAACCCCCAGTGGAGGTAGAACTGCCAGTTACGCTCGCCAAAGGGGTAGAAGTCGGTCCAGCCGAGCGCGCTCGTTACCGTCCCGACCAGGTTCGTCCCCTTCGCGAGGGCGCCCAGGACCGCCGCGACGACTGCCATCGAGAGTTCCATGAGCGGTCGTTTACCGTCGACGCCGGAGGCTGTTCTCACGAACTGACTAGGGAATTTAAATATGCACCCGGTCGTCGGGCCGCTGTGAAGTATCTCGACGTCACCATGCGCCAGCCCGGCTGGATGCTCCACCCGATGCAGGAGTTCATCCGCGACGAGGACCACGTCGACTACGAGGAGCTCCAGGCCTGGACCGGGATGGCCAGCGAGCGGCCCGTCGAGTACGTCCTCTTCTACGTCGAGGCCGACCGTGAGCCCTACGAGGCGGCGCTTGCCGGCGTCGACTCCATCCGGTGGTACGACCTGACTGAAATCGACGACGACGCCTTCTACGTCTACATCTGCCAGGAGACCAGAGACGAGGACATCTCCTGGCGCCGGGCCTTTGCCGACCTGAACGTCGCGCCCGTCCCGCCCGTGGTGTACGACAGCGACGCCAGTTTCCACATGACGCTCGTGGGCACCGGCGCGGACCTCCAGGCGATGCTTTCGGACCTGCCTGACGACATCGACGTGACCGTCGAGGCAATCGGCGAGTACGACCGCCGGCACGCGCCGGTCGTCGGCGACCTCACCGCCCGCCAGCTGGAGGCCGCCGAGACTGCCGCGGCGCTTGGGTTCTACGAGGTGCCCCGGGAGGCCGGCGTCGCCGACGTAGCGAGCGCACTCGACTGCGCCGAGAGCACGGCCTCGACCCTGTTGCAGGAAGCCGAGGCGCGTGTCATGCGCCGACTCGTCGGCCGGTACAGCCGCCGGGCGCTCGACGAGCGGTAGCTACAAACCCTCGGGTCACACAGCAGGGGACGATGCAGTCAGGTCTCGTCGAGACGATATCGTCGGTCGGCGGCTCGGACCCGCTGGTGCTGGGACTGCTCGGCGGGCTGGTCATCGCCGGGATGAACCTCTTCGGGGCGTCGCTGGTGTTCGTCTGGCGCGACCCCTCCGAACGGGCACTGGACGTCGCGCTGGGCTTTGCCGCGGGCGTGATGCTCGCGGCCGCCTTTACCAGCCTCATCATCCCCGGCATCGAGGAGTACTCGGGTGGCAACCCGCTGCCGACGCTGTTCGGTGTGGCACTCGGTGCGCTCTTCCTCGACCAGGCCGACCGCTTCGTTCCCCACGCGCACTACCTGCTGACCGGCAGCAAGCGGTCGGACGCGGCCCAACCCACCGAGTCGCTCCCGGTCGACGAGGAGCGACTCACCGGCGTCGTCCTCTTCATCCTCGCCATCACGCTGCACAATATGCCGGAGGGACTGGCCGTCGGCGTCGGCTTCGGCGCGGCGGCCAGCGACCCCGCACAGCTCGGGGCGGCCGTCTCCTTGATGCTCGCCATCGGCATCCAGAACGTCCCCGAGGGGCTGGCCGTGTCGGTGGCCGCCATCAACGCCGGGCTGGACCGACGGCTGTATGCCGTCGTCGCCGGGCTGCGGTCGGGTGTCGTCGAGATTCCGCTCGCGATTCTGGGGGCTGTGGCCGTCGCCACCGTCGAACCGCTGCTCCCCTACGCGATGGGCTTTGCCGCGGGCGCGATGCTCTTTGTCATCTCCGACGAGATAATCCCCGAGACCCACCGGAGCGGTCACGAGCGGGTCGCGACGCTGGGGCTGATGGCCGGCACTATCGTCATGCTGTATCTGGATATCGCGCTGGCGGGGTGAAGAGTGCGGTTCAGGATGGCGTGACACTCGGTATCGGGCACAGATTCAATAGCGGACACACTGTGATAGTGAACCACAGCGGGTGAGATGATGTCTGAAACGGCTCCAAACGCCCCACTCCCGGATATTCCGTCCGTGGAACGGACGTTCCGGGAGGTAAACGACGTGACGCTGCACATCGTATCGGCAGGCGACCCTGCTGACCCAGTCGTCGTGCTGCTTCACGGCTTCCCTGAATTCTGGTATGCGTGGTCGGCGTATATCGAGTGGTTCGTCCAGGCCGGATATCGCGTGCTCGTCCCCGACCAACGCGGCTACAACCGGAGTGAGAAACCGGATGGCATCCGTCCCTACCGTGTGGCGACCCTCGCCGAGGATATCGTCGCCCTGCTCGCTACCGAAGCGTGTGACAGCGCCCATCTCGTCGGCCACGATTGGGGTGGCACCGTTGCGTGGCACGTCGCGCTGCGGTCGCCGGAAACTGTCGACCGACTCGGTATCGTCAATATGCCGCATCCGACCGTGTTCACCGACGCGCTCCAGTCGAATCCCAGACAACGGCAGAAAAGCCAGTACATCTGTTCGTTTCAAGAGCCGAATGCGCCGGAGAAGCGGGTCGAACAGAACCAGTTCGACACGTGGGTGTCCGTCATGAACGGCCCCTCCAGATCTGGAACGTTCAGCGAGACAGATTTCGAGCGGTATCGACAGGCGTGGGCAGAGCCCGGTGCGCCAGCAGCGATGATAAACTGGTACCGAGCACTCGTCCAGTACGACACTGAGCCACCACGGACGCAGGTGGCGCCACCGACGTTGCTCATCTGGGGTGAAAACGACCAGGCTCTCGTCCCTGAACTGGCACCAGAGAGCATGGAACTCTGTGCCCAGAGCAACCTCGAACAGTTCCCGAACGCGACCCACTGGATTCTCCATGAGTATCCCGAACGTGTCGGCGAATTACTACTGGCGCATATCGAGGCCTGACGTCCTGGACATAACTACAGTAGTCGCTCGCTACAGCCGGGGCTTTCTGGCTGTGCATACTCTGGGTCGCGTCACGAACCACTGGCTACCGAGCATGGTGAAATGCGTTTCTGTAACGCCGCAAACAGAATTATCGTTCTGCGAACATTAAGGTGGTGTCCGCACCTGGCTTCTCACATGTCACCGAAGCAGTCCCGACCGCTGGTCGTCGGCGTCGTCGGGAGCCTGAACGACGGGAGTGTCACGCGGAGAGCGACCGGCTGTGCCCTGGCGGCGGCCGCGGAACGCGGTGCCGAGACCGAACTTCTGGACCTCCGGGAGTACGACCTGCCGACCTTCGACCCGAACGCCGAGCCGCCGGCCGACGTGGCGAAACTGACCGACCGCATCGAGGCCGCCGACGCGGTCATCCTGGGGACGCCGATGTACCACGGCTCCTACAGCTCCGTGCTGAAGACGGCGCTGGATTACTGTGGCTTCGAGGAGTTCGAGGACACTACCGTGGGCCTGCTGGCCGTCGCCGGCGGCGGGTTCCCGCTGCCCGCGCTGTCGCATCTCCGGGAGGTCTGTCGGGCCTTCGAGGCCTGGGTCCTCCCGACGCAGGCCGCCGTCACCGACTCCCACAGCGTCGGCGACGAACTCCCGGAGAGCGACCGCGAGCGACTGGCCGACCTCGGCGAGGGGGCCGTCGAACACGCCGCCGTCGGGGAGCGCCCGCCCGCCGGGGCCTGTGCCGTGCCGGCAGACGACTAGTCGACCCGTTTGGTTCCCCGTGGACGACTAGTCGAACGCCGTGACCGTCGCGGACGGTTAATCGAACGCGGTCACCGTCCCCGATCCGTCGACGACGGCGACCCGTTCGGCGTCGCCAGCGGCCACTGTCACCGCCACTTCCCAGGGGTCCTCGCCCCGGACGGCGACGGCGTCGGGGTCGACGACGAAGGGGAGTTCCCAGAGCCGGCGTGCCCGCACGTCGACGCCGTTGTCGGCACAGAACCCCTGGACATCTGGGTGGCCGAGCAGGAGTGCGCCGGGCGGGACGTTGGCGTGGTAGCTACACTGCTGGCAGTCGTAGCCCACCGTCACGTCGTGGCCCCGGACCGCGACGGCCTTCTCGGGCGCGTCCGACCTGACCCACGACGCGACGTGGCCCGAGCAGACGGGGCAGACGTCGGCGCCGGCCTGGGCCCAGTTCGCCCGCGCGACGCGGTCGAAGGCCCGACCGAGTTCGTCGCCCTCGCGGTCGACGAGCCCGCCGGGGTCGAACGGATGGCGGAGGTAGCGCCGCTTGCAGTCCAGACAGGCGACCCGGCCGCCCGCGATGGTTTTGTAGCTAAAGGCCAGGTCGCCCCCGCAGTCGAGACACGACCCCGACACCGGCTCGCGGTCGACGCCGGTCTGCTGGTGGAAGGCGCCGCCCTGGACGGCGTCGACGACGCGGTGGCCGGGGTAGGTCAGCGCGTACTCTCCGCTGTCCGTCTTGGCGACGAACCGACCCTCCAGCTTCGAGAGGTGGTAGTTGAACTTCCCGCTGTCCCGTTCGCCGACCCGCTCACGGAGGGCAGAGAACGACAGCCGCCCCGCCTCGGCGTTGCCAAGCTCCCGCAGGATGGCGATGCGGAGCTCGTGGCCCACCAGTCCGAACGCGTCCTCCGGCGAGATGTCTGTTCGTTCGTTCGCGACCATACCGGCGGTGTCGGTCGGCAGACTAATAGCTGCTGCCGTCAGCGGTCGTACGGCCAGTTGGGGTCCCGGTCGAACTCGTCGGGGTCGAGGCAGGTGTCGGCCTCCTCGGGTGTGCAGGCGCCGTACTCGCGGACGTTCTCACGCGCCGTCGACAGCGAGACGTGGTTGCTGTCACCGACGTAGTCGATGTCCCTGAACTGCGTCGGGTCGTCGAGCCAGTGACAGACCGGACAGACCTCGTAGGACCCGGGTTGGCCCTCAGGCAGCGTCCGATACCCACAGCACGGACAGTACCCAAGCTCCCGCGCCGCGGGGTTGCCGGGCGTGTCGGTCGACATACGCCGTGGTATGGCACGACACATCAAAGAACTACCGGGTCGTTCAAATCCCCCGAATCGCCCGACGGCCCTCACTCCGACTGTGCGCTCTCGACCTTGTCGGCGTGTTTCTCCAGTTCGGCGGCCATCTCGCGGGCCTGGTCGGGCGAGAGGGTCACCTTGTCGGCGTGGGGCTCGACGTTGTCGACCTGGGTGTTGTCCATCTCCAGTTGCACCGAGACGTGGTCGGGATTTTTCTTCGGGGAGGTCACGTTCAGCACCGCCATCGCCTCCTCCTCGAAGCCGTGGCCCTCGACTTCGCCGTCCAGCAGGTCGAAGGTCGTGTACGCCGTGACCATCATGATTCGGTCTACCATACCCGGCCGTTCGCTCCTCGGCGTCTAAACCCCTGTGTTCGCGTCGATACTCTCGAAGCCGACGCGGTCGGCGTCGGTCCCGGCCCGGGAAATAGCCGCGTCGAGGTCGAACTCCCGGACGACCTCACCGTCCCGAACCAGCGGTTCCATGAGCGACTCGGCGTCGTCGGGGCCGTCGTGGCTGGCCAGCCCGATGTGGTGGCCGCCCTCTCTGGTCCGGTACACTGACTTCTTCCCGGTGAGTTTGCCGCGCTTGGCCGCGGGCTCGCCGTCGACTTCGACGATATCGAGCGCGAAATCCAGCGGGTCGGCGTTCGAGACGTAGCTCCCGACGCCGAAGCCGTCGGCCACGTCCCGGAGTCCGCGAAGCTCTGTGGGCCCGAGCCCGCCCGAGCAGAAGATGTCGACGTCCTCGTGGCCGTAGGCGTCCAGCGTCCATCGGACCTCGCGGACGATGTGGCGGAAGTCGCCCCGTCGCGACCCCGTCGTGTCGAGGCGGACGCCGGCGAGGTCGTCGATAGCCTCGGCCGCTCTAAGGGCCTCGTCGACCTCGTCGGAGTAGGTGTCGACCAGCGCGATTCGCGGGGTCGACTCGGGGACCGCCTCGTCGAAGGCCCGCCACGCCTGTTCCTGCTCGCCGCGACCGAAGCAAATCAGCAGCGCGTGGGGCATCGTCCCGCCCGCCTCGCGGCCGATAACGTCGCCGGCCGCGACGTTCGAGAACCCGTCCATGCCGCCCAGCAGGGCCGACCGCTCGACCATCGCGCCCAGCGAGGGGTGGACGTGCCGGGAGCCAAAGGACAGGACCGTCGAGTCCGGGGCCGCTCGACGGGCTTCGAGTGCGCGCGTCGCTATCCCCGTCGGATGCGAGAGGAAGCCAAGCAGGGCGGTTTCGAGCCGGCCGAACGCCCGATAGGGCCCCGCGATGCGCATCACGGGGCCGCCGTCGAACAGCGTCCCCTCCGGCAGGGCGTCGGCGTCGAGGTCGCGGCCCTCGAGCAGGGCCGCGGCGTCTTTCAGCCCCGCCAGCAGGTGCCACTCGCCGGTCGGGAACTGGTCGGCCGTCACCTCCGCGACCACGTCTGGATTGTGCCCGGCGTGGTCCAGCGCCTCCACCGTCCGGTCGAAGTACGCGTCGGTCGCCCGCCCCGACCTGATGGCCTCGGCCGGGATGATGTCGAAAGCCTCTGTCATTACCGCGGAGTTAGAGCGGCGATGGAAAAAGGGGGCCGGTCGGTGGCGCCGCGGTCGGCAGTCGTGGGGCCGACACGTACTGGCGGAAAATTTTCCCGCACACGCGTGAATGATTGATTATGTGGAGTCCGCCGCGGGTGTTCGGACTCATCGTCGGACTGGCGCTGCTGGTCTCCGGCGGCGTGCTGGCCGCGAGCCAGTACCACCACATCAGCGGGTACGAGTCGACGACGGCCACGGTGGAGCGCGCCCAGGTCGAGGTCGTCGCCGTCGACGCGGCGTACGCGCCGGACGTCACCTACACCTACACGGTCGACGGCACGCGCTACACCGGCGACAACGTCGCCGCCGGGACGGGCATCATCACGGGCAACCGCGAGAAACTCGAGTCCGTCCTCGCGTCGTCGGCCGGGACGACGACGGTGTACTACGACCCCGGCAACCCCGGTAACGCCCACCTGCTCCCGCGCTACAACTTCTTCCCGGGCGGGGTACTCCTGGTCTCTGGCCTGTTCGTCCTGACGGACACGCTCACGCCGAAACTGCGGTTCGTCCGCACTCTCAGCTCCCTGTTTCCCATCGACCTGCTCGAACGGATGCCCGGCGTCGAGCCACGGACGGTCGCCCACGCGCCCGACGACCCGACCGCCATACTGGAGAATCAACAGCGCTGGAGCGGCGGCGGGGAGGCGCCCATCCGGGGCGGTGCAGTCCCCGCCGTCTGGCTGCTCTGTTATCTCCTGATGGCCGACATCGCTATCGGCTACTTCTGGCTCTCTGGCTGGCCCTATGACCTCTGGGGCGTCCTGACGCCGCTCGTCGTCGTCGCCGGCGTCATGCGGCTGGGCTTTGTGACCCTGCTGGACTAGGGCCCTGTCGAACGCCTCGGTCATCGCCCGTGGGCCGGTGGAACGAGTGGGCGGGAGCGGTCGTGCGAACGAGACGCACTGTCGGAAATTTTTCCACGACAGGCACGTACGTTAGCGTATGCCGAGTCAGCCCCGTGTGCTCGGTCTCGTGGTCGCGCTGACGCTGCTGGTCTCCGGTGGCGTGCTGGCTACGGGCCAGTACTACCGACTCAGCGGGTACGAGTCGACGACGGCCACGATGGAGCGGGCCCAGGTCCAGCCCCAGTACACCGACGGGTTCGGCCCGAGCCAGACCAACGCCACCGCCGACCAGGGGGCCCAGCAGCCCGAATTCGGTCTCAGGAACGTGGTCTACAGGCCGAACGTCACGTACAGCTACACCGTCGACGGCGAGCGCTACACCGGCGAGAACGTCGCCCTCGGGACGGACATCGTCACCGACAACCGGTCGGACGCAGCCGCACTCCTCCCCGCGCGCCAGGCCGGGGCGACGACGACCGTCTACTACGACCCCGCAGACCCCGACGACGCCCACCTGCTGCATCGCTATCGCTTCTTCCCTGGTGGACTCCTGCTGGTCGCCGGACTACTCGTGTTGACGGACACGCTCACGCCGAACCTCCGCTTTGTCAGCTTTCTCACCGGCAAGATTCCCTTCGCGACGCTCGAACGGGTACCCGGCGTCGAGCGGACGGCCCTCTCCGAGTTTTCGGACGACCCGACCGCCATTCTCGACAGCCTGGACCGGTGGGAGGGGACGGAACCGTCGCCGATTCGGGCCGGCGCTAGCCCCGCCGTCTGGATGCTCTGTTACCTGTTTATCGCCGACCTCGCTATCGTCTACTTCGTGCTGTCGAGTCGCCCCTACGACCTCTGGGCCATGGTCCCATTTTTCGCCGTCGCCACGGGTGTCATGCGACTGGGGTTCCGCCGCCTGGACCCGTAGCTCGTCGTTACAGCCGTCAGTATCAGTCGCCGGCGCGGTGAATCTCGTCTAAATCGCCGACCGTCGGGCCGTTGACGATTCGGACCGTTCGGCCCTCGCGGACGATGCGGAACGCGTCGGCGAAGGGGCCGTCGGGGACGACGTAGACGTTCTCGCGAGGGTTGCGGGCGTCGTGTGTCTCGGTCAGGGCGTCACGGTAGGCGGCCGCGAACTCGACGGCGTCGCCCTCGCTGTCCCAGCGGCTCTCCCAGACGTAGCCGCCACCACCCGAGCCGTTCCGGTAGGGCACGACAGTGTCTCCGGCCCACCCCTCCGAGGGCTGGCTCACGTAGCTGTACCGGTCGGCGGTCGTCTGGTCGTTGTGGTACATCGCCGCGAAGATGGAGGCTTCCCCGACCGTGTCGCCGACCGGGTCGTGGTCGAATCGGTTCCACTCGCCGTTCGAGCGGTCGGCGACGGTCACCGAGACTGGCGTCTCGTCGGGGTAGCGCTCGGGGTGGATAATCTGCTCGGAGCTCGCAGCGTAGTCCTCGTGGAGCGCGTCGACGGCGTCCCAGCCGCCCTCGTCGTAGACGCTGTCGACGAACGCGGGGCCGCTGACGTAGGGCTGGATGATGACGGTGAACACGCCGGGGTTCGCTCGGCCGCCGCCACCGCCGCCACCACTCCCGTCGCCGGGTCGCTCGATACAGCTCCAGCGGCGCTCACACCGCTGCTCGTAGGTGTTCTGGACGTAGTTCGCTTCGCCCTCGACGACGCCGTTTCTGGCCAGCTGTGTGTCCTGTGTCTCGGGCGCGCCGCCGAGGCCGAACTGCTGGTCCTGGAGCGCGTGGACGAGTTCGTGGGCCAGCGTCCGCCGGTCGACGACCGGCGTCTCGCTCTCGCTGACGATGACGATGCGGTCCCGGCTCGGCGAGTAGTACCCCAGGACGGAGTCGCTCCGCGTGTCGCTGATGGCCTCGCTGCTCCCCGAGTTCTCGCCGACGAGCAACAGCGACTCCCACACCTGGTCGTTCCAGGGGTCCCCGCCGGCGACGCCGCTCCCACGGCCGCCCGACCGGTTGCGGTACTCGGCCCGCGAGATGACCTCGACGGGGACCGTGGATTCGAACTCACGGTCACGGACGCGCTCGATGCGAGCCATCGTCCGGGCCGTGACGGCTTCCAGTTCGCTCTCGTTGAGTCCGTCGCTCGTCGTCACGTCGACCGGGTCGTCGTACCAGTAGCCGTTCTCCCAGCCGATGGCGTCCCCGCCGCGTGGCTCCTCGGGGTGGCCGATGAAGGGTATCGAACAGCCCGCAAGCGCGAGCGCCAGGGCGAGACCAAGCGCGAGCGCCGCTCGCCTACGCATCGTACAGCTCGGTCAGCTCCGCCTCCGTTGGCGCGTTGACCACGGTGACGGTGTCGCCCTCGACGTGGACGGCGACGGCGTCGCCGAACGGACTCTCCTCGGCGATGACCCAGTTGCCGTCGGCGGTGCGTTCGCCACCCCAGTGCTGGATGACCCGCTCCCACGACGTCGCGAACGCCTCGGCCGACTGCTCGTCAGTCCAGGCCGTTCGCCAGACGTAGCCCGTCTCACCGTCCTTTGTGTACACCTGCATCCGACCGCCGTCCCAGCCACTCGTCCCCGACAGGTCGTAGTTGTAGGGGTCGGTGTCGACGGTGTCGCGGTCGCCCAGCGCGAACCGGCTGACGACCGAGGAGCTGGTGTTGTACTCGTCGACTACTGTGTAGGCCATCGTCGCGGCGATGGCCGACGGACCGACGGTGGCGTAGTCGGGCCGGTCGCGGTCGGCCGACGGCCGAACCCGCTCCCAGTCGTCGCTCGGCGGGGCCGGCAGCGTCACCTCGCGGGGCTCCCACTCGGGGTAGTCGGTCGGCGTGGTGACCTCGCGGGCCCCCTCGGGGATGTCGTCGTAGGCGTCGTTCACCGCACGCCACCCACCGCGGTCGCGGAGCTCGGCGACGAACGACGTCCCGTCGCTGTAGGGGAAGTATATCATGTAGAAGACGCCGAAATGCAGGTCACTGCTCCCACCGCCCCCGCTCGACTGGCCGACCCTGACACACGACCAGCTCGACCCACAGCGGTTCAAGTAGGCCGTCTCGACGGTCCGGGCGTCGCCCTCGATGAGGGCGTTACGGCCCTGCAGGGCATCTCGGGTGCTTGCGTTCCCCTCTAGACCGAACTGCTGGTCCTGGAGCGCGTGGACGAGTTCGTGCGAGAGGGTCTTCTCCCCGATGCGGGGCGTCTCGGAGTTCGTGACGATGACGATTTCGTCCAGCGAGGGGCTGTAGTACCCCAGGACGCTGTCGCCGAGCGTGCTCTCCTGGACCTCGATGGAACTGTCGTCCTCGCCGATGAGGAACAGCGCCTCGAACTTCGCGTTGTCGAAGGTCCGGAGCGCGTCGCCGTAGCTGCCCGAACCGCTCTGGTTCCGATATTCGGCCCGCGAGACGGTGTTGACTGACACGTTCTCCTCGAACTCCAGCCCGCGGACGTACTCGATGCGGGCCATCGACCGGTTGACGACGGCCGACAGCTCGGTGTCGTTCAGCCCGTCGGTGTTGTCCACGTCGAGTGAGTCGTTGTGCCAGTAGCCGTTCTCCCAGCCGAGCCGGTCGGTCTCGGGGTCCGGACGGACGGTCGAGGAGCCGCTCTCGTTTCGCAGTTCCAGCACTGTGGAGTCCGTCGGCTGCTCGGTCCCGTTCTCGGTCACGGTCAGTGTCTCGTCTGTCCCGGTCGGTGTCCCCTCGTCTACCCCGGCACCCAGCCCCTGACAGCCGGCCAGCAGGAGCAAAACGGCACAGCAGACGGCCCCAAACTCACGTCGCATTAGCGGACTCTTGGGGGGCACGGTGAAAAGTTACACGCCCGAAGCTTACGTAGGGGCCCCGACCGAAGAGACAGATATGCAACTGGACCCAAAGCAGACAGCTCTCGTGGTCGTCGATATGCAGAACGGCTTCTGTCACCCGGAGGGGAGCCTCTACGCACCGGACAGCGAAGCTGCCATCGAGCCCGTCGCAGGACTGGTCGAGCGGGCCAGAGACGCCGGCGCGAGTGTCGTCTTCACCCGCGACGTCCACCCGCCCGAGCAGTTCGAGGACGCCCACTACTACGACGAGTTCGACCGCTGGGGCGAGCACGTCCTCGAGGGCTCCTGGGAGGCACAAGTCGTCGAGGAGCTGTCCCCCCGCGAGGACGAACTGGTCGTCGAGAAACACACCTACGACGCGTTCCACGAGACGCAACTCGACGGCTGGCTCTCCGCCCGTGGCGTCAAGGACCTGCTCATCTGCGGGACGCTCGCGAACGTCTGCGTGTTGCATACGGCCTCCAGCGCCGGCCTGCGGGACTACCGCCCTATCCTCGTCGAGGACGCTATCGGCTTCATCGAGGAAGAACACCACGAGTACGCCACCGACCACGCCGACTGGCTGTTCGGCGAAGTGACCGAGCGCAGCGAGATCACGTTCGCCTGAGATGGGCGACCCGGTCCGTGGCGAGGTCGGCGAGGTCGACGGCGGTCCGGAGTACGAGGCCCACCGCGAGCGCTACGGCGACGACTGACGCTCGACGGTCACCTCGACCCGCTCGCCCACCGTCAGGTCCACGCCCTCGCCTACCAGCTTCACACCGGCAGTCTCGCGCGAACAGAACAGCGCCACGCCGGTGACGGGCTCGCCGTTGGCCAGCACCGTGATGTCGTCCCACGTGACCGTCCGTCCATCGGCGACGCCGACGCGCTGGCCCGCCAGGTGTGCCGTCCCGTTCTCGCCCCCGAGCGCGC is part of the Haloarcula salinisoli genome and encodes:
- a CDS encoding methyltransferase family protein, with the translated sequence MELSMAVVAAVLGALAKGTNLVGTVTSALGWTDFYPFGERNWQFYLHWGLEPVHNVALLYVAYAGWNSLGAPLGLQAVAGTVFVVTFAGALVAGSDLGTEETSGLEGELRTGGWYRYSRNPQYVCYIVATVAFAVLAATPLAMALCAVALVTWFVLPFAEEPWLREQYGREYERYAERVPRFLGVASARALLGEESASGAD
- a CDS encoding alpha/beta fold hydrolase, producing MSETAPNAPLPDIPSVERTFREVNDVTLHIVSAGDPADPVVVLLHGFPEFWYAWSAYIEWFVQAGYRVLVPDQRGYNRSEKPDGIRPYRVATLAEDIVALLATEACDSAHLVGHDWGGTVAWHVALRSPETVDRLGIVNMPHPTVFTDALQSNPRQRQKSQYICSFQEPNAPEKRVEQNQFDTWVSVMNGPSRSGTFSETDFERYRQAWAEPGAPAAMINWYRALVQYDTEPPRTQVAPPTLLIWGENDQALVPELAPESMELCAQSNLEQFPNATHWILHEYPERVGELLLAHIEA
- a CDS encoding helix-turn-helix domain-containing protein — encoded protein: MKYLDVTMRQPGWMLHPMQEFIRDEDHVDYEELQAWTGMASERPVEYVLFYVEADREPYEAALAGVDSIRWYDLTEIDDDAFYVYICQETRDEDISWRRAFADLNVAPVPPVVYDSDASFHMTLVGTGADLQAMLSDLPDDIDVTVEAIGEYDRRHAPVVGDLTARQLEAAETAAALGFYEVPREAGVADVASALDCAESTASTLLQEAEARVMRRLVGRYSRRALDER
- a CDS encoding site-2 protease family protein produces the protein MRNFHITRVWGIPIRVNISLLVFLPVLAWLIGSGAQIAAYAGIVGALAGTELDISVLLAGSTPWVVGTLAAVGLFVSVTLHELGHAWAGMRYDLEVESITLWILGGLASFKTFPREWQKEFWIAVAGPITSVLTGVACYAILVALPANATVALFVVGWLAVTNLVLAGFNMLPAFPMDGGRVLRSLLARKRSYASATRTASRIGTSFAILFAVVGVLNFAPMLLLLALFIYAAASGESRTVALADLLEGLTVGDVASPTRLTIDADATVEELVDRMFAERSTEFTVTQAGEVVGVVTVADFKELSKAQREADTVADLMVTDLPRLDSAMSAFDALVELDTGRATSALVESPEGTHVVSREDFTSAMEMRRLERADGPF
- a CDS encoding ZIP family metal transporter; this translates as MQSGLVETISSVGGSDPLVLGLLGGLVIAGMNLFGASLVFVWRDPSERALDVALGFAAGVMLAAAFTSLIIPGIEEYSGGNPLPTLFGVALGALFLDQADRFVPHAHYLLTGSKRSDAAQPTESLPVDEERLTGVVLFILAITLHNMPEGLAVGVGFGAAASDPAQLGAAVSLMLAIGIQNVPEGLAVSVAAINAGLDRRLYAVVAGLRSGVVEIPLAILGAVAVATVEPLLPYAMGFAAGAMLFVISDEIIPETHRSGHERVATLGLMAGTIVMLYLDIALAG
- a CDS encoding CPCC family cysteine-rich protein; the protein is MSTDTPGNPAARELGYCPCCGYRTLPEGQPGSYEVCPVCHWLDDPTQFRDIDYVGDSNHVSLSTARENVREYGACTPEEADTCLDPDEFDRDPNWPYDR
- a CDS encoding DUF7351 domain-containing protein; this translates as MVANERTDISPEDAFGLVGHELRIAILRELGNAEAGRLSFSALRERVGERDSGKFNYHLSKLEGRFVAKTDSGEYALTYPGHRVVDAVQGGAFHQQTGVDREPVSGSCLDCGGDLAFSYKTIAGGRVACLDCKRRYLRHPFDPGGLVDREGDELGRAFDRVARANWAQAGADVCPVCSGHVASWVRSDAPEKAVAVRGHDVTVGYDCQQCSYHANVPPGALLLGHPDVQGFCADNGVDVRARRLWELPFVVDPDAVAVRGEDPWEVAVTVAAGDAERVAVVDGSGTVTAFD
- a CDS encoding NADPH-dependent FMN reductase codes for the protein MSPKQSRPLVVGVVGSLNDGSVTRRATGCALAAAAERGAETELLDLREYDLPTFDPNAEPPADVAKLTDRIEAADAVILGTPMYHGSYSSVLKTALDYCGFEEFEDTTVGLLAVAGGGFPLPALSHLREVCRAFEAWVLPTQAAVTDSHSVGDELPESDRERLADLGEGAVEHAAVGERPPAGACAVPADD
- a CDS encoding DUF6360 family protein, producing MVDRIMMVTAYTTFDLLDGEVEGHGFEEEAMAVLNVTSPKKNPDHVSVQLEMDNTQVDNVEPHADKVTLSPDQAREMAAELEKHADKVESAQSE